Genomic segment of Paenibacillaceae bacterium GAS479:
TCCGGACGTTCAGGAGAGAATTCAGTACAAGAAACCTCATTTTCTTAAAAACGGCAGTTATGCCGCGGTCATTAGCGTCGCCAATAGTGCCGTTAGCTTTACGATTTTCAATGCGGACGGCTTGGAATGGCCGGATGCCTTTGAAGGACCGCCTGAGCGCAAGACGATTAAGCTGTCCGCCAGCCAAAAAGTAGACGTTGAGCTGCTAGAGCCGCTATTGCAGCAGGCCGCGTCAGGACTATAGGCTTCAACCAAAAAAGGGGCTGCCCCAATAGTCACTCATTAGATGACTTTTGGGACAGCCCCTCTATGAAAGCTCCTATCGCTTCGCTTCAACACTAGGGAAACTCAAAGCACTTCTGCTTGTCCATGCACGTACTTACGAAACTGAGAGAGCTTATTCCCCTCAAATACTGGCAGCGAGTGTTCCAACGCAACTAAGAAGCGTTATTTGATCCCAAATGATGATTTTATCGTGAGATTCCCTCAAATAGCGTCTCTGAGTTCCGTTACGCTGTGAATCTCCGCCATTTCGCTAGAATAAGGCTTCTCAGTTCCGTTACACATGGAAATTAATACCCCATCTCTTTAAGCAGACGAGACAATGTTTTGAGCCGCTCTCCGATCAATTCACTATCATCACTCAGCGCTTGATTAAACAAGTGAATATCCTCGTTAATCCGTTCGTTATCCGTACACACCGCTACTGTCATCGCATCACCTTGCAGGCCAATCCGGTCCAGCACCGGCTGATCCGTATCATACAGATTCTCATGCCGGTAAGCCTCACGGAAATGAACCATGCTGCTCGCAACCAGAATCGACAAATCCAGCACACGATGGAGCGGAAGCTCCTCTGACTGTCTCGACCATTTGCCCCCGGTATGACGCCATACTTTAGCCGAAATATCTACTTTACCCCGGTCATTCCACTGAGCCAGGCCAAGCGACAGCCCTTTGGCATCGGAATCGGGCGCATAGCGACCGTCCACTTGACCGTAGTTCTCCGACACGATAACCGGTTTATGCTTCAAGGTAGTTGGAATCTTCATCTCCATGTTGTAATCCCTGCCCCTCTAATCATTTTTCTGAAATTTATTTACTAATTTACTAAATGACTAATATAGAAACCATCATACTTCCCGCATACCCTGCTGTCAAACGATCGGACATCGGGATGCATCAGGATTTCTTCACGTGGTTGGCACTCAAAAACTCCTACATCCCAAAAATGGCATCACCGGGACGGATAAGCCCTGATGATGCCTTTTGATAGGAATAGCTTTATTTCACACGGAAAGTCCGCGGTCCGATTCGTTTAACCAACACACCAGCGACCAACAAGTAAACAATCCACACAATGGCCGCCCCTATCGTCAGTGAAAGCAAGGTTGGCCGTAGGATGATCGGAATCCAGCAAGCGGCTGATACGAGCATCGTCGCGCCAAAAAAGAGCGGGTTTTTCGAGTTCATCTCCGTCGTGTAAGGCTGCAGGAGGTAGTACAGCGCAAGATGATTAGTCGAAAAGAGTAAGGACAGGATCAGGATGAACGCCCACAACAGCGGAAGCTCGTTTGTGGGTAGTGACATTCCTGCGGCAAATGCGACTAGAGTGGATGCAGCCGCTAATGCCGCTCCAGCGAGCAGGTTCATACCGGAGAGACGCAGCAGCCGTATGCGGAAATGCCGCCAAGCCGCCTCCCGATAGAAGCTGTAGCGCATCAGAGGCATATCACAGTTGTAGAATAAAGCCCGGCACAGCCGATCTCCAACCGTCAGTTGGAACATCAGAATCGGCAGGAATACCGCAGCTACGGCCAAGGACCAGTCCTCTGTCTCTAAGCCCAAACTGGCCAGCACCACGCTGCCAACAGCGCCTGCCCCTCCGATGATGGCGAGCCTCGCCAAGAGCGGTTTGCGAATGAGTCGGCGATGTCGAGTAAAGAACAATTCGTTCAAAAAATCATGTCCCTGGCGCCTCGAAGCTTTACCATTTTGCAAAACGACTGCTTCCGTATCAAAGTCGCCAGCCTTTGATTCGACATCTGCTTTTTGAGCGTCTGCAATCATCTTGCCCAGATTCAGCAGCGGATCATCGCGTTTGGTGGCGGCGTTGACGGCTCGTAAATACCACCTATAACGCAACAGGAGCACTGCCGCAGCCACCCCAAGCAACGTGACGGGAGCTACGACTGGCAGCGATACTAAAATACTGCCGTAAGCCGAAGTATTGCCGAGCAGAGCCGGGACATATGCAGCGATACAGCTGGCGGCAATGCTAAGCCAGACAATAGCGTTATTTCTGATCAGCACGATTCCCGTGCGCTCGAACAGCTTAAGATGACCAAACTCGCATACTAATCTCCACATCGTGATGCTAAGAGCGACTAACAGCGCTTCAAAGAGGGTACCGCCAAACAGCGGAATGAAGAACAAAAATGCGATCAGGAAAGATATAAAAAAGAGTACATAACGATAAGTCAAAATAGCCTTCATATATCGATCCGCCCGCACCCTCATCAACTTGACGGCGACATATTTATCCCGCTTCGGCTCCAGCACTCTTGCATTCCAGATACACCCCATAACGAAGCTAAGCGGCAGCAAAATGTTCAGAAACAAGGGAAGTGATTGATCCAGCGCGACATTTTCGGTCAGCCTGAGAACCGGTACAAGAACCATCAATCCAAGGTAAATGAACTTATTTGCGATGGCCCACAACAATCCCAGTATAAACACGGCTATGGAAGCTGCCTTTTTTAATCCAGCACGAGCATAGAGCGTGTCCGGCAGCAGCAGCTTCCCGATCCACGGTATACTGCGGATGTAATAGATGAGTCGATTCGCGAAGGAAGAGACCTGGATCGCGAGCAGGATACGATAGGTATTAACCATGCGGCTCATCCTTCAGCAGTTCAATAACGGAGCTTTCGAAGTCTGGGCTATGCAGCAGCTCCGACGGTACGGAGGAGAGCAGTCCGTTGTTCAACACGACCAGTTCGTCGCACAGATCAGTCGCTAGCTGCAGAATATGTGTGGAGAAAATAAGAATATGATCCTTTTTCATCTCCCGAAGCATGTTCTTCATCTCCAGCGCGACGATGACGTCGAACGAGGTCAGCGGCTCGTCAAGCAGGATGACCGGGGGTTTCGTGATGAGAAACAGCAGCATTTGCAGCTTATTTTTCATTCCATGTGAGTAGCCTTTAATGAGCCGATGGCGGTCCTGTTCGTTGATGCGCATCCGATCGAACCAGGCATTAATACCTGACTCCGGTTGCTGCATATCCGGGTTCGCCTCCAGGAAAAACTTAACGAACTCATACCCGGTCAGGAATTCCGGCAAGATAGGAAGCGAATAGACGTATCCGATATCCGAATCTTGCAGCTCTTGCAGCTTCCCCTCATCTTCTAGAAAAGCATTTCCGTCATCCATTTCAGTCTCACCGCTCAAGCAGTTAAAAAGCGTCGTTTTCCCCGCACCATTGCGGCCAAGCAGACCGTAGATCTTACCTTTTTCGAATTGATAGGTAGCGCCTTTAAGCACCTTTTTGTTATCGAATTTTTTAACAATTCCATCTAATGTTAGATGCAAGTGTCTTCCTCCCTCAAGCGGTTTTCCAAATGCAGATCGTTCTTTTACGCAAAATACCAGGAAATGGTTTCGTGAGAGGGGCTTGATGTCAGACAGAAAAGGACATGGCGCTGGGTGCCATGTCCTGATCATCTGCTTAGATATGGTTAAAACCATGCTGGGAAATCGGCTAAAAACCGAGCTGGGCAGCTGCTTACTCTAGCTTAAGCAATAATTCCTCTAGCACGCATTTGGTGCTCTACATGCTCGTTGATCGGGTAGTAACCTTTCTCTAGCAGCTCTTTGATGTACATCTGGTTGTAAATAAAAGAAAAGATAAGACCGGGAACCCATAGTCCGATGCCCCATGTAAAAAGCCCTGCCGCCAACCCAGCCACAAACATAATGGCGGCCCATTTCAAATCTCCTCTGAACAAAGCTGGGAAAAAACCGAAGAAAAAGGTTGTCCAGCTAAACCCAAGCTTCACTTCTTTCAATCCGCCGGCAGCATTAATTAATTGAACATGCACCCTGCCATCCCCCTCGATTCATAATTCCTATGATTGTCTTTGTCTTCATAGGGCTATAGAATCATTTTTCGTCATTTCCTTTGAATTTTTTGAGTAAAATGGATTAATTTATCTGCTTCGACACTACCATTCGTGCGCTAACGGAACTGAAAGAGCTTATTCCCCTTCAAATCAGGGATGCGGACTATCTAAAGGAACTGAGAAGTGTTATTTGAGTCAAAAATGATGATTTTACCGTGACATCCCTCAATAGCGTCTCTCAGATCCGTTACGCTTCGAAAACACTCGATTTTGCTGAAATAAGGCTTCTCAGTTTCGTTACGATCCTACCCTTCCATTCACTCTAGAGCATAACGAGCCAAAAAAGCCGGGCGCAGATGCGCCCGGCTTAGCCGATAGATATGAAGGAATTTGACTACAAAACGACAGCAATAAAGCTGCTCGCAGATCAAGGCTTTGATCAAAGCTCAGATCACGGAACCTCCACCAAAGTCAGCTGATCCGCATAACCGTTCCCCGCCTGATCCTTATAAAAGGAAGTATACACGCTGACGGTATTGGAGCTGGCTGTAAACTGAATCCACGCCTGAGTATAAGCTGTTCCGCTGATTCCGGCTTCCTTGTTCGTGTTGCCCTGACTATTCGTCACATTGGACATGCTGCCCGTCAGGCCCAGATAAGTCCATGATGCGGCATTCGAATTTTTGAGATTACCCGATAACCTATACTTGCGTCCTGATGTGACCGCGATGTTTTGCTGCTCTGCTCGGGACGTAACTGGATTCGAAGCAAGCACCATTTCGCCTCCTGTCACGCTCGCACTGCCCCCGGTTCCAGTCCATCCATTCATTCCGCCTGAGAAATCTCCATTCGCCAGAAGATTCGGTCCCGGAGTCGGCGTCACGCTCGGGGTTGGTGTTGGCGTCACACTTGGCGTTGGCGTGGTACCCGGTGTTGGTGTTGGCGTCACACCTGGCGTTGGCGTGGTACCCGGTGTTGGTGTTGGCGTCACACTTGGCGTTGGCGTGGTACTCGGTGTCGGTGTTGGCGTCACACCTGGCGTGGGAGTCGGTGCACCTCCACCACATGGAGACGAGCAGTATTCAGGATACTCTTCCCAAGCTGCGAAGCCATCCATCGGATAAGATTCAGACTGAACGACAGCGCCGCCGGTTGAATAAGGCTTGATGCTCACGTAGTCGATCAGCAATTGGGAAGTAGAGAAGTTAGCCGTTCCCGCCCAGTTCCGAGGGAACCAATAACCGAGCCACAGGCGTCCTGGTTTATTCGGAACGTAGTTTGCCCCCGTTGCAGTCCACTTTAGCTCACCGTCCAAATAAAATTTCACGCTTGGGAGAACATTTCTTGCTGTATCTCCCGTCTCCCAGATGAACTTGAATGTATGCCATCCGCCGTCTGTAATCGCAACATTCTCACCCAAATCCGTAAAGTTGGCATGGTATTCCTGCGGGCTTTCCCGCTCCCCTTGCCAGGTGTTGAACAGCGCCTTCTCGAACGTCATGCCCGTGTGCGGCGGCCCCGGACGTCCGGGAAGCTCGATATCGATCTCATGATTGCTTGCCCAATAATCCCCGGTGCCATTATTGGCAACGTACTCTGGGGAGCCTTCATCGAATTCTTGATAATGGAACGTCCAGATCGCTGGAACCGCTCCATGAGGCGAGCCGTTGTTCACATTCGGCACCTTCATCCGAACCTCGTATTCGCCCGAGCCAAAATATCGCGAGGTCGCGATGGCCGCCCCGACCCTTTTGCCGTCCTTGCGCTGCGCACCGGTACGGTTGATACCAAGGGGCAGTCCGTTGTAGTAGTTTCCGTGCGCTTCAAGCGCCAAATTGCCCTGCCCATCCAATTTTACATTGTCGGGATGAACTCCGCCGTTGAAGCTTTGTCCGGTCAGGCCATTGCCAAGCTGCCCTCCCCAATTCTTTTTGGCAACGAGCCAATCACCGGGGTTAAGCGTTGTTCCATTGAAATCATCACGCCATACACCTCCAGCAGACGGGTTGCGCTGATTAATTTCCGCCCCAGTCATAGGACGAAAATCCATCGACTCCCAACCGTCATCGGGA
This window contains:
- a CDS encoding ABC-2 type transport system ATP-binding protein, translated to MHLTLDGIVKKFDNKKVLKGATYQFEKGKIYGLLGRNGAGKTTLFNCLSGETEMDDGNAFLEDEGKLQELQDSDIGYVYSLPILPEFLTGYEFVKFFLEANPDMQQPESGINAWFDRMRINEQDRHRLIKGYSHGMKNKLQMLLFLITKPPVILLDEPLTSFDVIVALEMKNMLREMKKDHILIFSTHILQLATDLCDELVVLNNGLLSSVPSELLHSPDFESSVIELLKDEPHG
- a CDS encoding Glycosyl hydrolases family 16; amino-acid sequence: MRIGWKHGLLAASALLLVTTVSQAAVPMPKAEAFDWYGHNGSGTFREDFNGTELDSTKWLIAAKQWGGDNNGVVPENVKLSGGKLILEAHGDSYTGDVLGLKRDGSAPGGVKQGGKQRVGAAIASREYLGSGKYTMRAKVIGNMGVASTMWTFNYQEYYPGDPEFQRAVNAGLVSPTADYYAYNHEIDIELPGRPGAAHTGQSFQKALFNTFTGENEGEYQTTYGNLPVNVADGQFHDFSFEWHTGSPTEAARVDYYIDNVKVATNTNFIPTNAGRLWLGVWFPNTWAGGPPSFDVKQMEVDWFEFTPYNEPGDTWMPETFPDDGWESMDFRPMTGAEINQRNPSAGGVWRDDFNGTTLNPGDWLVAKKNWGGQLGNGLTGQSFNGGVHPDNVKLDGQGNLALEAHGNYYNGLPLGINRTGAQRKDGKRVGAAIATSRYFGSGEYEVRMKVPNVNNGSPHGAVPAIWTFHYQEFDEGSPEYVANNGTGDYWASNHEIDIELPGRPGPPHTGMTFEKALFNTWQGERESPQEYHANFTDLGENVAITDGGWHTFKFIWETGDTARNVLPSVKFYLDGELKWTATGANYVPNKPGRLWLGYWFPRNWAGTANFSTSQLLIDYVSIKPYSTGGAVVQSESYPMDGFAAWEEYPEYCSSPCGGGAPTPTPGVTPTPTPSTTPTPSVTPTPTPGTTPTPGVTPTPTPGTTPTPSVTPTPTPSVTPTPGPNLLANGDFSGGMNGWTGTGGSASVTGGEMVLASNPVTSRAEQQNIAVTSGRKYRLSGNLKNSNAASWTYLGLTGSMSNVTNSQGNTNKEAGISGTAYTQAWIQFTASSNTVSVYTSFYKDQAGNGYADQLTLVEVP